From one Streptomyces mobaraensis genomic stretch:
- the hpt gene encoding hypoxanthine phosphoribosyltransferase gives MGTDLKSVLITKEEIDAKLAELAAKIDAEYAGKDLLIVGVLKGAVMVMADLARALSTPVTMDWMAVSSYGAGTQSSGVVRILKDLDTDIKGKHVLIVEDIIDSGLTLSWLLSNLGSREPASLNVVTLLRKPEAAKVAIDVKWVGFDIPNEFVVGYGLDFAEKYRNLPFVGTLAPHVYGG, from the coding sequence ATGGGCACCGACCTCAAGTCGGTGCTCATCACCAAGGAAGAGATCGACGCGAAGCTGGCCGAGCTGGCCGCGAAGATCGACGCGGAGTACGCGGGCAAGGACCTGCTCATCGTCGGTGTCCTCAAGGGCGCCGTGATGGTGATGGCGGACCTGGCGCGCGCGCTGTCCACCCCCGTCACCATGGACTGGATGGCCGTGTCCTCCTACGGCGCGGGCACCCAGTCCTCCGGCGTGGTCCGGATCCTCAAGGACCTCGACACCGACATCAAGGGCAAGCACGTCCTGATCGTCGAGGACATCATCGACTCCGGCCTGACGCTGTCCTGGCTGCTGTCGAACCTCGGCTCCCGCGAGCCGGCGTCCCTCAACGTCGTCACCCTGCTGCGCAAGCCGGAGGCGGCCAAGGTCGCCATCGACGTGAAGTGGGTCGGCTTCGACATCCCGAACGAGTTCGTCGTCGGTTACGGTCTCGACTTCGCGGAGAAGTACCGCAACCTGCCCTTCGTGGGAACCCTCGCGCCGCACGTCTACGGCGGCTGA
- the tilS gene encoding tRNA lysidine(34) synthetase TilS, whose protein sequence is MGPHPAVAAIRLAVRRVLHDVLTLAPSETATASAPGGSRPPLVLAACSGGADSMALASALAFEAPRLGLRAGGVTVDHGLQEGSDLRAAEVVSRLLALGLDPVEALPVTVGREGGPEAAARDARYAALDEAAERHGAAAVLLGHTRDDQAETVLLGLARGSGTRSLSGMAVASGVGGRYRRPFLGLDRQTARKACLVQSLPVWDDPHNVDPAYTRSRVRHEALPVLEKALGKGVVEALARTAQLSRDDADALDSWAVAVEPSVRDDTGALEVAKLYALPPAVRRRVLRRAAIEAGSPAGSLFARHIEEVDRLITGWRGQRAINLPGRVAVHRHGGRLVLRQG, encoded by the coding sequence ATGGGTCCACACCCCGCGGTCGCGGCGATACGCCTGGCGGTCCGCCGCGTTCTCCACGACGTCCTCACCCTCGCTCCGTCCGAAACCGCAACCGCAAGCGCCCCCGGCGGCTCCAGGCCCCCGCTCGTCCTGGCCGCCTGCTCCGGCGGTGCCGACTCCATGGCGCTCGCCTCCGCCCTCGCCTTCGAGGCCCCCCGGCTCGGCCTCCGTGCCGGCGGCGTCACCGTCGACCACGGCCTTCAGGAGGGCTCCGACCTCCGCGCCGCCGAGGTGGTGAGCCGCCTCCTCGCCCTCGGCCTCGATCCCGTCGAGGCGCTCCCCGTGACCGTCGGCCGGGAGGGCGGTCCCGAGGCCGCCGCCCGCGACGCCCGCTACGCCGCCCTGGACGAGGCCGCCGAGCGGCACGGCGCCGCCGCCGTGCTCCTCGGCCACACCCGCGACGACCAGGCCGAGACCGTCCTCCTGGGGCTGGCCCGCGGCTCCGGCACCCGCTCGCTGTCCGGGATGGCCGTGGCCTCCGGGGTCGGGGGCCGCTACCGCAGGCCGTTCCTGGGCCTCGACCGGCAGACCGCCCGCAAGGCGTGCCTGGTGCAGTCGCTGCCGGTCTGGGACGACCCGCACAACGTCGACCCGGCCTACACCCGCTCCCGGGTCCGCCACGAGGCCCTGCCGGTCCTGGAGAAGGCGCTGGGCAAGGGCGTCGTCGAGGCGCTGGCCCGGACCGCCCAGCTGTCCCGGGACGACGCGGACGCCCTCGACTCCTGGGCCGTCGCCGTGGAGCCGTCCGTACGGGACGACACGGGCGCCCTGGAGGTCGCCAAGCTCTACGCGCTGCCCCCCGCCGTCCGCCGCCGGGTGCTGCGCCGGGCGGCCATCGAGGCCGGTTCCCCGGCCGGTTCCCTCTTCGCCCGGCACATCGAGGAGGTCGACCGGCTGATCACCGGCTGGCGCGGGCAGCGGGCCATCAACCTCCCCGGGCGGGTCGCGGTCCACCGGCATGGTGGCAGACTGGTCCTTCGGCAGGGCTGA
- a CDS encoding zinc-dependent metalloprotease — protein sequence MTSIGGAEMVDWKLAVATATRLVRPGPEVSRDEARAVVAELRRHAKASEEHVREFTGMTPSGAGSDTPVLVVDRAGWIRANVAGFRAVLGPLLEKMEKRRGGLPGGAVLGAVGGKVTGVELGMLLSFLASRVLGQYETFAPPTRDLPGGAGGGRLLLVAPNIVHVERELEVDPHDFRLWVCLHEETHRTQFTGVPWLRDHIEGEVQAFLAETDIDPATLLERLREALQSLAGGRPPEDDGERGGRSIVELVQTPAQREVLGRLTAVMSLLEGHADYVMDGVGPRVVPSVTEIREKFQQRRASGAGRLDQALRKLLGLDAKLRQYRDGERFVRAVVDQVGMEGFNRVWTSPNTLPTKAEIAKPADWVARVHSRADG from the coding sequence ATGACGAGCATCGGTGGTGCGGAGATGGTCGACTGGAAGCTCGCGGTGGCGACCGCGACGCGGCTCGTGCGGCCGGGGCCGGAGGTGAGCCGGGACGAGGCCCGCGCGGTGGTCGCGGAGTTGCGGCGGCACGCCAAGGCGTCGGAGGAGCACGTCCGGGAGTTCACCGGGATGACGCCATCGGGGGCGGGATCGGACACCCCGGTGCTGGTGGTGGACCGGGCGGGCTGGATCCGGGCGAACGTCGCCGGGTTCCGGGCGGTGCTCGGGCCGCTGCTGGAGAAGATGGAGAAGCGCCGGGGCGGGCTGCCGGGCGGCGCCGTGCTGGGCGCGGTCGGCGGCAAGGTCACCGGCGTGGAGCTGGGCATGCTGCTGTCGTTCCTGGCCTCGCGGGTGCTGGGGCAGTACGAGACGTTCGCGCCGCCCACCCGGGACCTGCCGGGCGGCGCGGGCGGTGGCCGGCTGCTGCTGGTGGCGCCGAACATCGTGCACGTGGAGCGCGAACTGGAGGTCGACCCGCACGATTTCCGGCTCTGGGTGTGCCTGCACGAGGAGACGCACCGCACCCAGTTCACGGGGGTGCCGTGGCTGCGCGACCACATCGAGGGCGAGGTCCAGGCGTTCCTCGCCGAGACCGACATCGACCCGGCCACCCTGCTGGAGCGGCTCCGCGAGGCCCTCCAGTCGCTGGCCGGCGGGCGCCCGCCGGAGGACGACGGGGAGCGGGGCGGGCGCAGCATCGTCGAGCTGGTGCAGACCCCCGCCCAGCGGGAGGTGCTGGGGCGGCTGACGGCGGTGATGTCCCTGCTGGAGGGGCACGCGGACTACGTCATGGACGGGGTGGGCCCGCGGGTCGTGCCGTCCGTGACCGAGATCCGGGAGAAGTTCCAGCAGCGGCGGGCCAGCGGCGCGGGCCGGCTGGACCAGGCGCTGCGCAAGCTGCTGGGTCTGGACGCCAAGCTGCGGCAGTACCGTGACGGCGAGCGGTTCGTCCGGGCGGTGGTGGACCAGGTCGGCATGGAGGGCTTCAACAGGGTCTGGACCTCGCCGAACACCCTGCCGACCAAGGCCGAGATCGCCAAACCCGCGGACTGGGTCGCGCGGGTGCACAGCCGGGCCGACGGGTGA